Within bacterium, the genomic segment GATTTGTCAGGCGCTGGCAGGAGATAGCTTTTGGAAGCGAGACTGATAAGGACACCCAGGACGATGCCGGCAAAGGCACTCAGGACGACACTGATAAAGCCAATCAGGATCAGATACCCGCCCTGCTCAGAGAGCATGGTGTGTATGTGATCACCGGGGGGCTGGGCGGGCTTGGGCTCATCTTTGCCCGATATCTGGCCAGACAGGTGAGAGCAAAGCTTGTTCTGGCAGGCCGCTCAGATCTGGGCACCAGGGGGCAGGATAAGATTACCGGGCTGGAATCCCTGGGGGCTGAGGTAGTCTATGTCCAAGCAGATATAGCCAGCAAAGAGCAGGCACAGGAGCTTATAGCCAAAGCCAGGCAGCGATTTGGCAGGATACACGGAGTAATACACAGTGCCGGGGTAGTCAGGGATGCGCTCTTGTCCAAAAAAACACCGGAGGATATGGAACAGGTCCTGGCTCCCAAGGTGTATGGCACCCTGTATCTGGACGATGCCACCCGTGATGAGCAGCTTGACTTTTTTGTCCTGTTCTCATCGCTTGCGGCTGCAATTGGCAATGTCGGGCAGGCGGATTATGCCTATGCCAACAGCTTCATGGATAATTTTGCCGCCTGGCGGGAAGGGCTGCGCGCCAGGCATGAGCGCTCTGGCAAGAGCATCTCCATCAACTGGCCGCTGTGGCAGGAAGGCGGCATGAGGATGGATGAGCAGACCAAAATCCTGTTCAGCAGGACTATGGGCCTTAAGGCACTTGAGACCGAAGACGGGTTATCTGCTTTTGCCCGGTGTATGGCCCTTGAAGAAAGCCAGGTTCTGGTCATCGAGGGTGAGAAGGGAAAAATCAGGCGGGCGCTTGGCATGGCGGCAGGCTCCGGGAATGAGTTTGCTGGGCCTTCAATGCCGGAGGCTCAAGCCGGTAAGGCCAGGGCAGAGAAGGCCAGAGTGGAAGGAGAGAGTCTTAGAGTAGATCAGGGACTCAGGCCGGATGAGCAGGAGTTCAGGCCAGATGAGCAGGGGATCAGGATAGATGAGCAGGAGTTGTGCCAGAGGATTCAAAAGGACCTGCTGAAGGCGGTCTCGGAGACTCTCAAGATCAGGGAAAAGGACCTTGACCCGGATGAGGATCTGAGCGGGTATGGATTTGATTCCCTCAGCTTCACCGAGTTTGCCAACCGGATAAATGAAAAATACGGCCTCGAGCTTACACCGGCTATTTTCTTCGAGTACCCTTCCATTGGTTCATTCGCTCAATACCTGAGCCGGGAACAGAGAGACAG encodes:
- a CDS encoding type I polyketide synthase; the encoded protein is FVRRWQEIAFGSETDKDTQDDAGKGTQDDTDKANQDQIPALLREHGVYVITGGLGGLGLIFARYLARQVRAKLVLAGRSDLGTRGQDKITGLESLGAEVVYVQADIASKEQAQELIAKARQRFGRIHGVIHSAGVVRDALLSKKTPEDMEQVLAPKVYGTLYLDDATRDEQLDFFVLFSSLAAAIGNVGQADYAYANSFMDNFAAWREGLRARHERSGKSISINWPLWQEGGMRMDEQTKILFSRTMGLKALETEDGLSAFARCMALEESQVLVIEGEKGKIRRALGMAAGSGNEFAGPSMPEAQAGKARAEKARVEGESLRVDQGLRPDEQEFRPDEQGIRIDEQELCQRIQKDLLKAVSETLKIREKDLDPDEDLSGYGFDSLSFTEFANRINEKYGLELTPAIFFEYPSIGSFAQYLSREQRDRLISFYQDSVKMTRQPALKASGQPVVDEPVEEAFEDTFEEIRLKSRFLQSLSPERSQADGANQYSSASSEPIAIIGMAGMMPQSEDLDIFWKHLEEGKDLITEIPPDRWDWRTYFGDPAREENKTTIKWGGFMKEVDKFDAAFFGISPREAELMDPQQRIFLQTVWKTIEDAGYKPSDLSGTRTGLFVGVASSDYQDILRSQGISIEAYVSTGMSHSILANRISFLLNLHGPSEPIDTACSSSLVAIHRAVETIRTGGCEMAIAGGVNVILSPALYISFSKAGMLCEDGRCKTFDKRANGYVRGEGAGAILLKPLSRALADNDHIYALIRATAENHGGHATSLTAPNPNAQAQLLVSAYEKAQIDPATVSYIETHGTGTSLGDPIEINGLKKAFEELY